ATTAACGGAAAATATTTCACCAGAAGAAAAATACTGGCACTTTGTTATCTACCAGATGATGGAATTCTCTGTACCGCCCGTGGAAAGTCAACTCTAAAACGCTTGTTAGGATTTGCTCGAAGTGATCTGGAAAAATACGGTAAAGAATATTTAAGAGCTTCCACATAGTAGCAGTTCGGTAATAATAAATAGACAACAATCAATAGTGCAagatacaaaatatgatgagaaaataaaattttgtgaatATTATAACAAGAACTACAAAACTCTAGTCTTAGTAATAAGTTCAATGGCCAATAGCATCCATCAATTTAATCATGCATGTGGGGGAGTACTTGCCATTGTTACCTAATATTTTTGGATAAACATGTTGCTGTCATAATGAAAACTCAAAAAGACTTCAACAGGAAATAATATTGGATGATATTTCTGATATTCTCGACAAACCATTAACCTTGTGAAACTAATCCTATTTAAAGCAACTCTATATAGAACGCTGCATAGCAGGTAGGAAAGAAATCCGACAACATATTAGATGAATTTCAGTCTCTTGTTGCGATCAAACAACAAAATTTATCTCATCTATTGTATTCTATTTTCTGGACTAGTTGACTATATGATAGAAAACTACAACTCTAAACATGGAATTGCTCATAACTGGTAATTTTCAACATGGCATTAATTACTATATTCTCACCTTGGAGAGCCCGAGTTTTTCTGAGTAAATTGACCAAGCATAGACTTCAAAGTTCCAAGGGCCTCATCAGCAGCCTGTGGAATATGATCCAAATTTCACTTAAAACAATAATAGCTAtataaaatccaaataaaaatcgTTGCATATTTCTTCTTACACAAATGTGTGCAAGCTACAATTAATGAAGCTTCTTTAGCAGAAAACAGAAGTTAGATTTGTAGAATAAGCTATTTTTAAAAGCAAATGAATGGATGTATGCTTCTTTGCGTATGTACATAAAACCTAATAATCTACAGTAAAGCAACTTCTATTGGTTCACAGAAAATATAAGGTCTTGCTGTGAAATAGAATGTACCATCAAAATTCCACCCCAAATATCATCCTTTTGTTGCCATATCGCCCAATATTCAAGAGATgataatttaatttgcaaattgGGAGTTTGTGAACCCTTTGCAGCTAAATATTGTATACAGCCatggaaaaataaatttataaatacaaagcTAATCAATAGAGGAATATGAATTCCATAAAAGAAGAGGTGTACTACCTGCTGCTTAGCTTCTTCCCAGGTTATTCCAACTCCTTTACCTAAGATTTGACCAGCTACCACAACCTGAAAAATCCATTAGTGAAACAAAAGCTTCAGGGATCAAGATCAAGAcaactatgattttttttaaaaaaaaaaggggggaaaaaaaatcaagttacGTATTCTGCAAGAGTTTAAGAATTGAGTTGAAACTGGTAAAATAACTAGTGTTAACCAAAGACTAACAACTTAATTGTAAACCACTTGCTCGTGGTTTTACTAGCTCATTCTATATTTCAAGAATAAATGTTCCGAATGAGTTTCTAACACATACTCATACTTCATGGGCTTCAAGTAAATCTCACGTTCATATGTTATAAATTATTTCTACATCCTTGTCTACAAATTCCTGATAGCTTCATTTATCAAGCTCTCATTGTTATACTGATAACTGTTTACAATTCCAAGTGCTTTTCTTCATTATGATTTGTTGGATAGTGACAGGTGATCTATCCCACTAGTGGCAAACAAAGATGGATTTCAATGGAAAATCAGCCCAATTTCAGAGCTGACTTTTGTTAGCTGATTTGCATATAAAGAATATAGTCCTCAAAATCTTTTCAAAGCAGCCCAATTTACAGGCTGTACACTAACATTTAGCGCTTTTCTTTTCCCAATAATTAGTCATAATATTGTTTGAAAGACGTATAAGTAATTTTTTGGAAAGAGGTAGAAAACCACCTGTGCATAAGCTTCTCCTTTACCAAGTGAACCATCTGAAGGTGATGGCTGAGCTTGAAAGACCAAGTTAAATCCCTCTGCAGTGCACTGAATTCAAGATCCAGCAGATGTGAGTCAATGTGCGTagagggggtgggggggggaAGGGGGATGGTGATATGGCATCTTACTAGTTCCTTGAGGGCGGCAACAGCTGTGATCTTTCTTGAGCCATCAATTCTTTGATCCATAAATCGAGACTCATCTGAAGTGCTTGCAATTGGCAAAAAATCATCCCTCGTACTTGCTGGAAATCCAAAAGAATTTGAATTGGAAACAAAACCATTTTCTTTCACGTGAGCTGGCATATTTGGATCAGACGTCGTATTCGACAAATATTTTTCTGTAATCAGAAGAAATGGTCAAAATTGCGTGCAAAAAATCTTAGACACGAAAAGAATTTTATAGCTTTAGATGTAACTCAAATAGTAAGATATCATGATTTATGTCCATACTACAAAATTCATCAAACGCTAGCTGCTATTAAAGGTAGAGTATTTGCAAGAGAAAAAAGCAATGAAACTTTTATCacttcaggaaaaaaaaaaagaaaaaagcagcATGCTAAGATTCATCTAGCCACAAATCATCctcaaagaaaagaaacaaaaatgcAATCCAGCAAAACTTTAGCAAAGATCAAAGTAGTAGTCTTCACAATTCAGCAACATGGTTACCCAAACAGATCATATGCCATAATGCCACAAGGAGTTCCAGAGAAGTTGCACTACTCCTGGAAATccaaattatttctcaaatatctaacaaattattttctacCCAAAAAAGAGTGCCCAGCAGTGAACAAGTCTTAGGCAATACAATAGTAATCAACATTCGATGgacatgaaatacattatgcGAAAAGCAAGTCCAGTATAGACCTgaaaataataacaaccaaaGCATGAACAGTTCCTGATATACACTCTGCCAGTAActgaaaaaaattcataaagtATTATGATCTTACTAGCCAAATTGTGGAGAGAGATCTCTGCAGCTTGACGTTGAGCATCTTTCCTTGTTCTACCAACTCCTTCACCTATTTTATCTCCAACAAACCAAACCTGGAAGAGgaaaggaaagggaaaaaaaacctCAAACATCCAACAATGGGTTTTAATATATCTAAATGGAGCATTTGGTTTCTTTTGTCTAAGATTTGACTTGATGAGAGTTATACCACATAACAATCTACATTCTTCCACTTCTTGTCACAAATTATCTGCAGCCAACTATTTACTCCATAACAAATTTGACTCCAAATTGACTACAACTTCACTTAATTCCTTCTAAATATCAAATACAGAAGTGTCTTTTGAATAGATTTATGACGCCAAATAAATTTGACAAATTAGAATAgtacatttttttcattttcaccatatatttttttcataaatctaCAGAAGGTTTCTTGGTTATCTTTCCACCCATCTCCAGGGTACATAACCGAGTATGCTTTTTACTAATTGATGGAAAGAGAATGTGTAAAACTAAGACTTATTCTCTATAATCCTATGATAATTGAATGGTCATTTTGCATTTCCAGATTGTCAAAGATTACAAAATGCCCACTGAGGgtgaaagaaaaataacaacttaatgctaactaaattatatttaaataaatgtcgTACAATACAACTGTTCACATAGTGACATGTTCTCACAATTTCTACAACAATTTGGCATTTAGAATTACCTCAATACAGAACTGAAGTTCTTTAGTATCAAATAAAGATGTTCGAAATTCCACCTACAAGTAAACAAATGCAGCAAGAAACGTTAATAATAAGGAAGTACAAGAATCTTTGCTGTGCTAAATCTTTAGAATTACCTTAGAACCACATCTTGTCGCAATATCTTGTAGAACTCCGACTGGAGTTTCCATGTTCGGAGCAAAGGCCCGTCCTGATTCAGCACGAACACCCCTCTGGCTCGAGGGAATCTGCCCTGTAAGCATCCCCTCACCTTCAGTGTGCAAGCCCAGTTAAAGAAGCACAAAAACCAATCCATTCTAGAATAGCAATAGTACCGACTGTCATAATTAAACTATGAAATTAAAGGACTTTCCTCTAAGCATGTAATCGATAAATTCTGTTAGATCACTGTGATACACCCTGACTAGGAAAGTCATTCGAAATATACTTATAGTAAAGGTTTTTAAATGGGTATGCATGTAAAATAACTCTAACAGGATGAGATTTTAAATAGAAAGAATTGTCAAGATACTGAACTTccaatgaaaagaaaaggaaagaatacGCAACATCATTTCACAATAAAGTATCAACCTTCTACGACAGATCACAAGTATCCAactcaaaaaataaacataCCAGGGAACGAACTGTAGTTTGACGCTGCATGAGTTGAATGAAACCGATCATCTCCATGATTTAACTGAATCAAACAGTAGCTAGTCATTCAACAGTACAGAAGTCTAGCCATTAAGCTAATAGCATACATCGAAATCATCATTTACCTGCACCGGAAACCTCTGGCTCGGATTAATGATTCTATTGAAagaatttggatttggatttggattctcCCCGCTATGAAAATAGGATGGACTTAGCGGTCGTTTTTTATCAAACCTTGCAGTCTCAGTTTCTGAAGGAAATTCTTTAGGAGGCCTATTCAAGCTTCTAGGATTCATTTCTTCCTCCAACGGAAACCAATTTCCCCTTGTCTGCACAGGAGGAGGAACTGAGACATGAGAAGGGGGCCCCACtggaaaaggaggaggaggtggtggatctCTTGTGTCTTGACCATGTTGCAAAATGAGAAGCCTTCTCCTTGTATCTGGGTCCACTTCTGATTCAGCAACCTCACCCTCTTCTCTCGCTGGAActtaattttaatcaatattagcataatatttaatgtataaGATAACATAGGAAAATTCGAAAATAAAAGGGGTAATTGTAAACCCAAACTCCGTACATTGACCttaatttcaatttcatcccCACAGTTTCAATTGTTCTGCACAACAATTACTTTACTTTGAAGATGAAACTGAATAGTGGTCAGAGACCAAACTTCAAGGACCAAATTCAAACTCCAAGTATGAAACTGAAATCAGGATCAAACTTTACGGACCAAAATGTTACAAGCGAAAATCTAagaacaaaattgaaatttgagtaAACTTCAAGGAATAGatatgtaattaaccctaaaaaaataaatgtgaatcaaaCAAACCTTGCAAGGCAGGTTCCGGAAGTCCAGGTTGAGCTACCGGCCTGCTACTAAACGGAACAGGCTGAGGGCACAAATTATTATTAGCCAAAGGCATCATTCCTTTGGGAGCTCCCAAAGAAACTGCACCTGAAGATGGCATGATGTGCTGAATAGAAGGAATAGGATTTGGTTCGAAGTTATTGGGTATTAGATTAGCAGCCGGGGCACCAAAATTTGCTTCCTGCAAATGGTCGTGAGGATGTATAAGAAAGTTACAAAGTATATAATTGAGGATTTTTGAACTACACATTATTTCAACAGTTCCTGTTCTTTTCAAGCATATCCAATGGAAAGACTAGGCAGACATTTCCATATATACCCtgcaaattattatatttgcatATACAAATGTAACCCTCCAGGAACTGAATTTCAATATGCCCTTTGAAAACCGATTTCTTGAATTTTGACAGGATATTTAGCAAAAAGGCCCATTTTGGTAAatggggggagggggggtggAGGGATGGGAGGGAGCCAGCAAAACTACTGACCTTCAATCTCCTCTCAACCTCAGCATCTGCCATACCGTCTAAAGAGAGAGGGTCTTTATTGTCATTTATTGCCGAATTATCATCCTGCTGCAGGAATAAATGGTCAAATTGTTTTTCAAGAGTAGGAAATTTAAACATTAATCCCAATAAAAGTTTACCTCTGAAATTAAATAATTGCCTACATCTGGAGCAGATGGAAGATCAATTATTTCATCCTCATAGAGAACTTCACAAATCCGTGGCAATAGGCCTTCATCAAATTCTCTGTTAGTGAAAGCCAAAAATTGTCAACAATGTCAACATCTTTCTAGAAATATAGATGACAGACCATTGGATGCTAAAATCATGTTAATAGCAAATCATGTACTTACTTGAAAAAACCACCTCTAACATTGCATGCGACATTTCTGGCAACACAGAGCACTGGAATGTGACTATTTACCTAAGTGATTTGGAGTATAAAATCTTAGATACTGTCAGAACAATAATCTTAGTAACTGTCAGAATAACTTATAtagtacaaaatttttgtagatAAACAGGTTCATGGGAAATATAGACAATAGGTTTTTcttataaatagataaatagtaGGGTTTCTGTATATATTCCCTAGAAAATATGTGAAATTCCATAAAACCTCCAGCAAAGTTGGTACTTGTGATGCATCCCCCAAAATCTTGCCTTCTTGTCATATGTCAATATCGTAATTAAGTATGCAAAAACAGTTTATGTATATACAACTAGCAAGGGGATGAAAGCGAATACATATGATTTTCCGGGGTGCACAAATACTAACTTTTAGAGAAGCACACAAATACCAActttatatttacaatttatcATCTAAAGCATTTACCTCTGCTTGAGGAGCATAATACGGGGCAAATGCTGGGACAACGTGAACCCGCGGTTGGTCTTTCTCATCCCAAACTTTAAGACGATCATCAATCACTAGAGCCATTCGGGGATGGCAGATTCTATCTTGAAAGACATTACGAAGTGACTTTCTTAAGCCTGCAGGCAGCAATTTTAATGttaaataaatgaaagaaaTGAGATGGGGCAACAACAAAGACCAATTAAAAAAACCATTCTAAGTGTGCCGTACCTGCTTTGACGCATACTATCCTATCAAGAAGTTGTGCAGAATCAATCAAGTTTGAATCAGGATCAAGAAGCCTCCACATTTCCAAAGCATAATCTCTCTCTGCCATTGTGCAAACATAGACCTCGAAGCGCTTGCGGCCTTTTGCAGTCAAATAGCTTCGTAGATCTTCCCATGCAGGCCTAAGCCGTACGAGAACGCTAGTGTCCCGTATCTACAAGGAGAATAAGACTCATCACTCCATTGGCTTGCAAAATCACATTTGTCAAAAATAGAGGAAGGAAATAATTTCCAAGAAATGTCCAATTTGTCATTAATTAGCAATGCAGAGCATCCAATTCGTTTTGGAAGCATTTGATGGAGCTCTTCCAATAATTCAAGCAGATAATAATTAAAGGCATGATTGGCCTGGCTTGAGCTTCTGCAGAGGTGCTATGCTATTTAAGAAAAGTTGTTCACAGAAGTGCTTCATTAAAATCTCAACAGCTTCTTGCTATATAGGG
This genomic window from Ananas comosus cultivar F153 linkage group 3, ASM154086v1, whole genome shotgun sequence contains:
- the LOC109707658 gene encoding RNA polymerase II C-terminal domain phosphatase-like 1 isoform X4; its protein translation is MMKSVVYHGNSLIGEVEIYPQNSNSVSWIKEIRISHFSLPSERCPPLAVLYTIASGNLRFKMESKPSPSDDSPLFQLHTACLRENKTAVMLLGEEELHFVAMTPRKSIMNYSCFWAFSIPRGMYSSCLTMLNLRCLGIVFDLDETLIVANTMRSFEDRIEALQRKVSNETDPQRITGMASEIKRYQEDKSILKQYAENDEVVDNGRVFKVQSEVVPPLSDSHQLITRPIIRLQEKNIILTRVNPSIRDTSVLVRLRPAWEDLRSYLTAKGRKRFEVYVCTMAERDYALEMWRLLDPDSNLIDSAQLLDRIVCVKAGLRKSLRNVFQDRICHPRMALVIDDRLKVWDEKDQPRVHVVPAFAPYYAPQAEVNSHIPVLCVARNVACNVRGGFFKEFDEGLLPRICEVLYEDEIIDLPSAPDVGNYLISEQDDNSAINDNKDPLSLDGMADAEVERRLKEANFGAPAANLIPNNFEPNPIPSIQHIMPSSGAVSLGAPKGMMPLANNNLCPQPVPFSSRPVAQPGLPEPALQVPAREEGEVAESEVDPDTRRRLLILQHGQDTRDPPPPPPFPVGPPSHVSVPPPVQTRGNWFPLEEEMNPRSLNRPPKEFPSETETARFDKKRPLSPSYFHSGENPNPNPNSFNRIINPSQRFPVQLNHGDDRFHSTHAASNYSSFPGQIPSSQRGVRAESGRAFAPNMETPVGVLQDIATRCGSKVEFRTSLFDTKELQFCIEVWFVGDKIGEGVGRTRKDAQRQAAEISLHNLAKKYLSNTTSDPNMPAHVKENGFVSNSNSFGFPASTRDDFLPIASTSDESRFMDQRIDGSRKITAVAALKELCTAEGFNLVFQAQPSPSDGSLGKGEAYAQVVVAGQILGKGVGITWEEAKQQAADEALGTLKSMLGQFTQKNSGSPRSLRANPNKRFRVDFPRAVQRIPSSGR
- the LOC109707658 gene encoding RNA polymerase II C-terminal domain phosphatase-like 1 isoform X3, which codes for MMKSVVYHGNSLIGEVEIYPQNSNSVSWIKEIRISHFSLPSERCPPLAVLYTIASGNLRFKMESKPSPSDDSPLFQLHTACLRENKTAVMLLGEEELHFVAMTPRKSIMNYSCFWAFSIPRGMYSSCLTMLNLRCLGIVFDLDETLIVANTMRSFEDRIEALQRKVSNETDPQRITGMASEIKRYQEDKSILKQYAENDEVVDNGRVFKVQSEVVPPLSDSHQLITRPIIRLQEKNIILTRVNPSIRDTSVLVRLRPAWEDLRSYLTAKGRKRFEVYVCTMAERDYALEMWRLLDPDSNLIDSAQLLDRIVCVKAGLRKSLRNVFQDRICHPRMALVIDDRLKVWDEKDQPRVHVVPAFAPYYAPQAEVNSHIPVLCVARNVACNVRGGFFKEFDEGLLPRICEVLYEDEIIDLPSAPDVGNYLISEQDDNSAINDNKDPLSLDGMADAEVERRLKEANFGAPAANLIPNNFEPNPIPSIQHIMPSSGAVSLGAPKGMMPLANNNLCPQPVPFSSRPVAQPGLPEPALQAREEGEVAESEVDPDTRRRLLILQHGQDTRDPPPPPPFPVGPPSHVSVPPPVQTRGNWFPLEEEMNPRSLNRPPKEFPSETETARFDKKRPLSPSYFHSGENPNPNPNSFNRIINPSQRFPVQLNHGDDRFHSTHAASNYSSFPGEGMLTGQIPSSQRGVRAESGRAFAPNMETPVGVLQDIATRCGSKVEFRTSLFDTKELQFCIEVWFVGDKIGEGVGRTRKDAQRQAAEISLHNLAKKYLSNTTSDPNMPAHVKENGFVSNSNSFGFPASTRDDFLPIASTSDESRFMDQRIDGSRKITAVAALKELCTAEGFNLVFQAQPSPSDGSLGKGEAYAQVVVAGQILGKGVGITWEEAKQQAADEALGTLKSMLGQFTQKNSGSPRSLRANPNKRFRVDFPRAVQRIPSSGR
- the LOC109707658 gene encoding RNA polymerase II C-terminal domain phosphatase-like 1 isoform X1; the encoded protein is MMKSVVYHGNSLIGEVEIYPQNSNSVSWIKEIRISHFSLPSERCPPLAVLYTIASGNLRFKMESKPSPSDDSPLFQLHTACLRENKTAVMLLGEEELHFVAMTPRKSIMNYSCFWAFSIPRGMYSSCLTMLNLRCLGIVFDLDETLIVANTMRSFEDRIEALQRKVSNETDPQRITGMASEIKRYQEDKSILKQYAENDEVVDNGRVFKVQSEVVPPLSDSHQLITRPIIRLQEKNIILTRVNPSIRDTSVLVRLRPAWEDLRSYLTAKGRKRFEVYVCTMAERDYALEMWRLLDPDSNLIDSAQLLDRIVCVKAGLRKSLRNVFQDRICHPRMALVIDDRLKVWDEKDQPRVHVVPAFAPYYAPQAEVNSHIPVLCVARNVACNVRGGFFKEFDEGLLPRICEVLYEDEIIDLPSAPDVGNYLISEQDDNSAINDNKDPLSLDGMADAEVERRLKEANFGAPAANLIPNNFEPNPIPSIQHIMPSSGAVSLGAPKGMMPLANNNLCPQPVPFSSRPVAQPGLPEPALQVPAREEGEVAESEVDPDTRRRLLILQHGQDTRDPPPPPPFPVGPPSHVSVPPPVQTRGNWFPLEEEMNPRSLNRPPKEFPSETETARFDKKRPLSPSYFHSGENPNPNPNSFNRIINPSQRFPVQLNHGDDRFHSTHAASNYSSFPGEGMLTGQIPSSQRGVRAESGRAFAPNMETPVGVLQDIATRCGSKVEFRTSLFDTKELQFCIEVWFVGDKIGEGVGRTRKDAQRQAAEISLHNLAKKYLSNTTSDPNMPAHVKENGFVSNSNSFGFPASTRDDFLPIASTSDESRFMDQRIDGSRKITAVAALKELCTAEGFNLVFQAQPSPSDGSLGKGEAYAQVVVAGQILGKGVGITWEEAKQQAADEALGTLKSMLGQFTQKNSGSPRSLRANPNKRFRVDFPRAVQRIPSSGR
- the LOC109707658 gene encoding RNA polymerase II C-terminal domain phosphatase-like 1 isoform X2, whose amino-acid sequence is MMKSVVYHGNSLIGEVEIYPQNSNSVSWIKEIRISHFSLPSERCPPLAVLYTIASGNLRFKMESKPSPSDDSPLFQLHTACLRENKTAVMLLGEEELHFVAMTPRKSIMNYSCFWAFSIPRGMYSSCLTMLNLRCLGIVFDLDETLIVANTMRSFEDRIEALQRKVSNETDPQRITGMASEIKRYQEDKSILKQYAENDEVVDNGRVFKVQSEVVPPLSDSHQLITRPIIRLQEKNIILTRVNPSIRDTSVLVRLRPAWEDLRSYLTAKGRKRFEVYVCTMAERDYALEMWRLLDPDSNLIDSAQLLDRIVCVKAGLRKSLRNVFQDRICHPRMALVIDDRLKVWDEKDQPRVHVVPAFAPYYAPQAEVNSHIPVLCVARNVACNVRGGFFKEFDEGLLPRICEVLYEDEIIDLPSAPDVGNYLISEDDNSAINDNKDPLSLDGMADAEVERRLKEANFGAPAANLIPNNFEPNPIPSIQHIMPSSGAVSLGAPKGMMPLANNNLCPQPVPFSSRPVAQPGLPEPALQVPAREEGEVAESEVDPDTRRRLLILQHGQDTRDPPPPPPFPVGPPSHVSVPPPVQTRGNWFPLEEEMNPRSLNRPPKEFPSETETARFDKKRPLSPSYFHSGENPNPNPNSFNRIINPSQRFPVQLNHGDDRFHSTHAASNYSSFPGEGMLTGQIPSSQRGVRAESGRAFAPNMETPVGVLQDIATRCGSKVEFRTSLFDTKELQFCIEVWFVGDKIGEGVGRTRKDAQRQAAEISLHNLAKKYLSNTTSDPNMPAHVKENGFVSNSNSFGFPASTRDDFLPIASTSDESRFMDQRIDGSRKITAVAALKELCTAEGFNLVFQAQPSPSDGSLGKGEAYAQVVVAGQILGKGVGITWEEAKQQAADEALGTLKSMLGQFTQKNSGSPRSLRANPNKRFRVDFPRAVQRIPSSGR